The following is a genomic window from Staphylococcus capitis subsp. capitis.
TCTAGTATTCATGAACCATAGCCTCCTAATTTATATTTATCTCTAAAAAAATAAAAAGCTTTGCTATTTCAATTAAAGTATAACACTGAAATAACAAAACTTTTCAAATATCATTATTTATTTTTTACTCAATAACACTTTTGACTAACCTAAAAAATTAATGTCTTAAACCAAACACATACAATAGTGTGAAGAAAGCTGCACCGCTTAAAATAGTCAATACTAAAGTTAAAATAAACGTGCGTTTAAAGTGTCTAATAAAAGCAATAAATAGTAGCCCTAGATTATATGCAAAGAATAATCCAAACAAAGTCATTGATACTTTAATATCTGGATAAAAAATATTAAATAACTGCACAACTATGGCAAATCCTAAATATGGAAATGTAATTAAGTTTTTCTCAAATTTAATTTGTTGTTCTCGTTTATCTTCATTATTCATAACCTTACTCTCCTTAATTATGAAAATTGTATCATATCGAGCTTATTTTTTAGCCTATTAACGTCTATTTGCTCTCCAATAATTACAATAGTTAAAGTCATACCTTTCTCAACGACACCATAATCTGGCAGACCATATGCATATTGAAATTCATAGGTTTCATTTGGTGTATCGCGGAATTGAACGTAACCTTTCAAACGTAATACGTTGTCAGGTAAGCGTAAAATAAATTGATAAAAAAGTTGACGATCGATGGAGCCACTAAACGTATATTGCATACTATTTATACCATGATGATGTGAATGTGTGTGTATCGTCGCAACATCGTCACGAAATTGTGATATTTCATCGATGTTCACCTGTCCATAGGTTGTTAAAATAATTGGAACACTTGCATTGATACGATATAATTCATCTTCTAATTGCTGCTGTTGATCTTCACTTATTAAATCTGTTTTATTAACAATTAATACATGACTCACTTCAAGTTGTTCTTCCATTAATCGCATCGTTGATTCCGAATACTGCTTTCTATTTAAAAAACGTTCTGCATCAACAACACCAATAACTTGTGGTTGGTGTACATACTTTACAATTCGTGGGTCTTGGCAAGCCATTATGATTTCAATAGGATGTGCAATACCAGTGGCTTCAATAATGATA
Proteins encoded in this region:
- a CDS encoding GTP-binding protein, with the translated sequence MRNNKDEKITISIISGFLGSGKTTLLKHYISEILKTDEKVKVIMNEFGSLDVDGNHLSNMVDVRSILNGCVCCDLKMDLVNQIELLLQSDETDHIIIEATGIAHPIEIIMACQDPRIVKYVHQPQVIGVVDAERFLNRKQYSESTMRLMEEQLEVSHVLIVNKTDLISEDQQQQLEDELYRINASVPIILTTYGQVNIDEISQFRDDVATIHTHSHHHGINSMQYTFSGSIDRQLFYQFILRLPDNVLRLKGYVQFRDTPNETYEFQYAYGLPDYGVVEKGMTLTIVIIGEQIDVNRLKNKLDMIQFS